TCTGGGAAATGGCTCAAAATTGCCTCAAGTGTTTGAAATACACCATGTGTGTGGTTAACTTTGTGTGCTTTGTACGTATCCCAAACATCCATCTATTACCTTCTACTCTTCCTTCCCTCAATGAGATAAAAACCCATGTTCAATATTTCAGTGTCCATTTATCACAATTtgtacaacgggtgggtctaatcctgaatgctgattggttaaaaccgcattccagctggtgtctattccacaagttaccaccggctaaatctatgactttAAAAtggctatttactctgttccatctgacttttttttagactaacatttagttttcaaaagCGGAGATTTGCATAaaacttgctgtctgtctctccgacatttgcaacactgcttcaatattcaaattcgatctccagctgtcaaATAGTAATGAACATGTCGTGACGAGACAGGCacgcaggcagcgtttctcagacAGTTGAAATCATGAATCATCCGGTATTTTTttaatggatatatacaaagaaatgtcaattgataAAAGGTAAAACGAAACGAAATGCAGCTAGCTTGCACTCTTTCCAGCTTccgtttgaagtgattgtgttagctgtgttgttggctagctcctttGAACAATAGTGTTCTGACAAGAgaacacattttctatgccaggtgaaatggCGCCTCATTAGCCCATTGTTATTGTGTAtttaaataaatgtcactagaaaacagcttatgcAAATGTAGcttctttgctgttattctggatGCGCTTTTTGACGTAAttgttagccgtagttggctagctagtaagcaagggataagaacgttgccagccagtatggcaattgAACATTTACAACGAACGACTGGgctgcgtccatagatacagaacaaaaagactggatggctgggtcgcgtctctagcaACCGAAACGATAGAacaaacgaccagccggcttgggtagcaaccctagatttgtataccaggactatatcttgtggaaggatgaaatagtatgaataaattcagcaaaataatatttttaatgaaaatatgttggtaacccgttgtattaaagtgattatgccctcgaagccagtgtttggaggatatattggcacatattattctacattgtagaataacaattcttatggctgcagcccggcgtcggtacacttatgacaacagccacttcaagtgcagggcgcgaaattcaaaatatatatatttttttatatttaactttcacacattaacaagtccaatacagcaaatgaaaggtacacatcttgtgaatccagccaacatgtccgatttttaaaatgttttacagcgaaaacagcacgtatatttatgttagctcaccaccaaatacaaaaaaaggatagacatttttcacagcacaggtagcatgcacaaagccaacctaactaaccaacaaacaacttcatcagatgacagtcttataacatgttatacaataaatctatgttttgttcgaaaaatgtgcatatttcaggtataaatcatagtttacattgcagctacaatcataaattgtaccgaaagcagccagaataattacagacaccaacgccaaatacctaattactcatcataaaacatttctgaaaaatacatagtgtacagcaaatgaaagacaggcatcttgtgattccagccaatatttccgatttattaagtgttttacagcgaaaacacaatatagcgttatattagcttaccacaatagccagaaacacatgccatttcccagtagcaaaaggttagcgatcgtaacaaaccagtaaaagatatataatttttgactacccttgatattcttcatcagatgacagtcctataacatcaggttatacatacacttatgttatgtttgaaaatttgcatatttagagctgaaatcagtggttatacattctgctaacgtagctactatttcccacaacgttctgatatttttctgacactttttctgacacatattctgaccaaatagctattcataaacataactaaaaaatacatgttgtatgggAATTGATAGAttcattagttcttaatgcaatcgcagtgttagaattctaaaaaataacttcattacgacatccagcttcggtatagctgagaacccaaacgttgggcgccgacgactagttcacatgcacgacagatatatgaaatagcatcgtaaaatgtttcttacttttgctgatctttcatcagaatgttggacaaggggtcctttgtccagaacagtcgttgtttggatttagaacggccactttccctctcgatttagcaagcgcactagccaagtggcacgaatcgctccatcgtcaacaaagtcagagaacggaacacggcaaaactcccgaaaaaatttcaataatctgattaaactatattgaaaaaacatactttacgatgatatggtcacatgtatcaaataaaatcaaagccggagatagtagatactatactataactataacggcagctaaacagaaggcaaatccaggtaccgcctcgcgctctccagaaaaccggaaatgggggacacgtcatacaaagagcttatattccacttcagaccaagataaacactaaatttcttctctcaccgcctcttgacatccaggggaaggtgaatgatgtgcatgtatactcatacgtatcatgcccatttataggcaggaagtagaacagagcatcgatttcagactttccacttcctggtcaggaagtttgtgccaaatgagttctgtttgactcacagatataattcaaacggttttagaaactagagagtgttttctatccaatagtaataataatatgcatattgtacgagcaagaattgagtacgaggccgtttgaaatgggcaccttttatctggctactcaatactgcccctgcagcccaaacaggttataagacatcaaaactatgaaataacatatggaatcatgtagtaaccaaaaaattgttaaacaaatcaaaatatattttatatttgagattcttcaattagccaccctttgcattgagctttgcacactcttgacattctctaaaccagcttcatctggaatgcttttgcagcggtcttgaaggagttcccacatatgctgagctattgttggctgcttttccttcactctgcggtccaactcatccgaaACCAtttaaattgggttgaggtcgggtgattgtggaggccaggttatctgatgcagcgctccatcactctccttcttggtcaatagcctttacacagcctgaaggtcttttgggtcattgtccttttgaaaaacaaattatattcccactaagcgcaaatcagatgggatggtatatcgctgcaagaatgctgtggtagccatactggttaagtgtgccttgaattctgaatagcacacccacaccaccatcacacctcctcctccatgcttcacagtgggaaccacacatgcagagatgatccgttcacctactctgcgtctcacaaagacacggcagttgaaaccaaaaatctgaaatttggactcatcaaaccaaaggacagatttccactggtctaatgtccattgctcgtgtttcttggcccatgcaagtctcttattattggtgtcctttagtagtggtttcttttcagcatgaaggcctgattcacgcagtctcctctgaacagctgatgttgagatgtgtctgttacttgacctcttgtgaagcatttatttgggctgcaatttctgaggctggtaactctaatgaacttatcctctgcatcagaggtaactctgggtcttcctttcctgtggtgatcctcatgagaggcagtttcatcatagcgcttgatggtttttgtgactgcacttgaagaaactttcaaagttctttaaatATTCCgtattaactgaccttcatgtattaagtaatgatggactgtcatttctctttgcttatttgagctgtccttgccataatattgacttggtcttttaccaactagggctgtcttctgtataccacccctaccttgtcacaacacaactgattggctcaaacgcattgagaagaaaagaaggtacacctgttaattgaaatgcattccaggtgactacctcatgaagctggttgagagaatgcctagagtgtgcaaagctgacatcaaggcaaagggtggctactttgaggaatctcaaatataaaatatattttgatttgtttaacagttttttggtactacatgattccatatgtgttatttcatagttttgatgtcttcactattattttaaaatgtagaaaatcgtcaaataaagaaaaacccttgaatgagtaggtgtgtccaaacttttgactggtgctgtatgttGAACACATGCTGTTGTGTTTGGTTCTTGTCAGATCTGTGGAACTGCAGGGTTTGGTTTTGGAGTGTTCATGATGATGAACTCTAAGGTGTCGTCTCTCATCCCATCCCTGTCCTCCATGAACATTGCCAACATGCTCTTCATCATTGGCATCATCATGACCTGTGTGTCCTTCCTGGGGTTCCTGGGGGCCCTGAAAGAGAACCGCTGCCTCCTTGTCACTGTAGGTCTCACATTTGacataattatatattttttagagaCATTGGTCTCATCCCAcggggcacagacatcagttcaacgtctagttttgatttacatttggttgagttgtctaacatgaattcaacatgaaatcatcCAACAATGTCACCCTGTCGTTGGATTtaagttaaaagttgggtgaaaaaaagacaaaattCCCTGACGTTGATgtattttttcaaatccaatcagttttccacattgattcaacgtcatcacattgaatttttgggttgaaatgacgtgtaaacaacattgattcaaccagtttttgcccaggtGGGGATCATTCACTGTCCTTGCTTAAATTAAAATGACTTACAAACACTTGTACTTTTCTTGATTTTCAGTTTTTCATCCTGCTGTTCATTCTGATATTGGTGGAGCTGACTGCAGCCTTTCTACTGCTTTTATATGAGAGCAAGGTAAGATATAGCAGATGGGCACTGGGATGTTGGGAGGAGGTTTGAGAGGGGTGACAGAAAATGAAGTGAAGAAGAGAACTTTAATACAATACTAATTTACATGAGGAACATCAGGGATTAAGAGAGGGCGATTGTTGTGAGGAAAGCTCAAAGATGATAGGAGATAATCAGGTAGCGTTTTATGAGATGGACATACTGCCAAGTAATTAATGTGTGTGCTTAGATTGGCAGCTTCCTACAGAGGGATCTCACAGACAGTCTGGAGAAGTCCCGGGAATCAGCTAAAGGTGGGAATTCAACAATGAGCACGGGTGACTGGGACATCATTCAGACCACGGTGAGCGTGTGCTGTGAAATATATATAAGAAACATttagtgtgcgtcccaaatggtaccttaTGTACTATATAGTGACATGACCAGGTCTTATAGGGAGACACTGAGACTTTACAATGAAACATGTATACTCCCTCTTTAGCCCTCCCAGGCATGTGAACAAAAGTGAGTGGAAATGTGATGTTGTTTCATGTGTTGATAACACTGCTTTTGTCATGTTTAATTCTATTACATACATGTAGTTCCAGTGCTGTGGGGTCCATAACTCAAGTGACTGGAAGGATAAAATGCCTGCGTCCTGCTGCTCCAAGACCCAATGTGACATCAATCAGCCGGTATACTGGAAAGAGATATGCTGCCAGGCTTggggtcaattcagaaagtacactgaaattccatTTCCAATTCctttcaatgcttttcaatgatgAACATTTTGAATTGGAATtagaatttggtttactttctgagttgactggaattgaaatggaatggtACCACATAATGGtcttcccctcttcaaagggggagacaccttagacccaaactgttatagacctatatccatcctaccctgcctttctaaaatcttcaaaagtcaagttaataaacagataaccgaccatttcgaatcccaccgtaccttctccactatgcaatatggtttccgagctggtcacgggtgcacctcagtcacgctcaaggtcctaaacgatatcatatccgccatcgataaaagacagtactgtgtagccgtcttcatcgacctggccaaggctttcgactctgtcaatcaccgcattcttatcggcatactcaatagccttggcttctcaaatgactgcctcgcctggttcaccaactacttctcagatagagttcagtgtgtcaaatcggagggcctgttgtccggacctctggcagtctctatgggggtgccacagagctcaattctcgggcagactctcttctctgtatgcatcaatgatgtcgctcttgctgctggtgattctctgatccacctctacacagacgacaccattctgtatacttctggcccttctttggacactgtgctaacaaacctccaaacgagcttcaatgccatacagcactccttccatggcctccaactgcttttaaatgcttgtAAAACTAAGtccatgctcttcaactgattgctGCCCACAcgctcccgcccgactagcatcactactctggacggttctgacctagaatatgtggacgactacaaatacctaggtgtctggttagactgtaaactctccttccagactcacattaagcatcaccaatccaaaatgaaatttagaatcggcttcctatttcgcaacaaagcctccttcactcatgctgccaaacataccctcgtaaaactgactatcctacagatccttgacttcggcgatgccatttacaaaatagcccccaacactctactcagaaaattggatgagtctatcacagtgccattcgttttatcaccaaaaccccatatactacccaccactgtgacctctatgctctcgttggctggccctcactacatatccgtcaccaaacccactggctccaggtcatctataaatctttgctaggtaaagccccgccttagttcagctcactggtcaccatagcaacacccacccgtagcacgcgctccagcaggtatatgacactggtcatccccaaagccaacactttctttggccgcctttccttccagttctctgctgccaatgactggaacgaattgcaaaaatctctgaaggtggagtcttatatctccctctctaactttaagcatcagctgtcagagcagcttaccaatcactgtacctgtacacagccaatctgtaaatagcacacccgactaccacatccccatattattacttaccctcttgctctttgcaccccagtatctctacttgcacatcgtcATCtgctccagtattaatgctaaattgtaattagttTTGCCTCTAtggactatttattgcctacctccctactcttctacatttgcacacactgtacatagatctttctatttttcttttattttgtgttattctgtacgtttgtttatgtgtaactctgtgttgtttttgtcgcgctgctatgctttatcttggccaggtcgcagttgtaaatgagaacttgttctcaactggcctacctggtgaaataaaaaaaatcaactaaaaaaataacaaatatccTTTCATGTGGGTAACAAGTGAACTGAACTATAAAactagagtaccagtcaaaagtttggaaacacctactgaTTACAGGGTTTAaaataatttttactattttctacaatgtagaatcatattgaagacatcaaaactatgaaataacacatatggaatcatgtagtaaccaaaaaagtgtttatgcaattgagccaatcagttgtgttgtgacaaggaagggtggtatagagaagatagccctatttggtaaaagaccaagtccatattatggcaataacagctcgaataagcaaagagaaatgacagtccatcattactttaagacatgaaggtcagtcaatccggaaaatgtcaagaacttttaacgtttcttcaagtgcagtcgcaaaaaccatcaagcactatgatgaaactgcctctcatgaggaccgccacaggaaaggaagacccagagttacctctaatgcaaaggataagttcattagagttaccagcctcagaaattgctgcccaaataaatgcttcctagagttcaagtaacagacacatctcaacatcagctgttcagaggagactgcgtgaatcaggccttcatggtcaaattgctgcaaagaaaccactaccgagggacaccaataagaagagacttgctttgtccaagaaacacaagcaatggacattagaccggtggaaatctgtcctttggtctgattagtccaaatttgaga
This window of the Salvelinus fontinalis isolate EN_2023a chromosome 28, ASM2944872v1, whole genome shotgun sequence genome carries:
- the LOC129826582 gene encoding leukocyte surface antigen CD53-like isoform X2, with the protein product MAQNCLKCLKYTMCVVNFVCFICGTAGFGFGVFMMMNSKVSSLIPSLSSMNIANMLFIIGIIMTCVSFLGFLGALKENRCLLVTFFILLFILILVELTAAFLLLLYESKIGSFLQRDLTDSLEKSRESAKGGNSTMSTGDWDIIQTTGCYNKLKAWFEENFLATGVAVIVLCVIEVLGMCFSVTLFCHISQSGLSYK
- the LOC129826582 gene encoding leukocyte surface antigen CD53-like isoform X1; this translates as MAQNCLKCLKYTMCVVNFVCFICGTAGFGFGVFMMMNSKVSSLIPSLSSMNIANMLFIIGIIMTCVSFLGFLGALKENRCLLVTFFILLFILILVELTAAFLLLLYESKIGSFLQRDLTDSLEKSRESAKGGNSTMSTGDWDIIQTTFQCCGVHNSSDWKDKMPASCCSKTQCDINQPGCYNKLKAWFEENFLATGVAVIVLCVIEVLGMCFSVTLFCHISQSGLSYK
- the LOC129826582 gene encoding leukocyte surface antigen CD53-like isoform X3, yielding MMMNSKVSSLIPSLSSMNIANMLFIIGIIMTCVSFLGFLGALKENRCLLVTFFILLFILILVELTAAFLLLLYESKIGSFLQRDLTDSLEKSRESAKGGNSTMSTGDWDIIQTTFQCCGVHNSSDWKDKMPASCCSKTQCDINQPGCYNKLKAWFEENFLATGVAVIVLCVIEVLGMCFSVTLFCHISQSGLSYK